In Oncorhynchus kisutch isolate 150728-3 linkage group LG11, Okis_V2, whole genome shotgun sequence, the genomic stretch ACACAGCACATTTTTTGACACATTTTACACAGCACATTTTTCGACACATTTTACACAGCACATGTTCCTACACATTTTACACAGCACATTTTTTTCTACATGCAATAGAATGAGTtggtctggataagagcgtctgctaaatgaccaacgttgaaatgtaaaaaaatatatctataATAAACATTTGTGTCTTTCATACCCAAGTTGACAAGGTctgtgaacagacagagacattgtcTAATATTTAAGGCTTCCTACCAGGTTGACAGGGTGTACAAAGCTGCTCTCGAAGTGGTTGTCTTGCAGTAGCTGTCGGAGGTGTGATATATAACTAGATGCAAGTCGCAGCGTGTCCAGTTTGGACAGTTTGGTATCGGCCGGTACCCACGGCAGGCTGGTTTTCAGTCTGGAAAAGGCTTTACTCAGCACCCTCATCCTCGCCCTCTCTCTGGCGTTTGCAGCGTTCCTTTGCATCTGTTGTCCATCCTTTTGTCGACCCCCTTTGAAAAGTTGTTTTCCTCCGACAGCGGTGCTGTACGATCGCTTGGTTCGGACTTCGGAACCGCCGTCAGTACCTACGAACGCGTCGTCTGAGCACTCGGTGGAAGTGTATCGTCTCTGTGTAACGTTCCGTTTGGTTTTGTAGCTTTCAAATGGTGCGTCAGTCCGTTCGTGACGCGTCTCAATGTCCTCGCCGTCACTTACTGAGCCGGTGGACATGTCTGTTTCACCTCTGCCTCTGTAGCAGGACAGAGGAGTCACCGGAGAGTTACAGGTGGGATATATCTGATTAAACCAACTCTACTTTGATGCTATGTCTGTTCCATAGGTGGTTATGAAAAAGATGTCTCCACTTCTTCTGCTCCAGGAATGTGAAGCTCCTTCAACTCAAATTAAAAGGGAA encodes the following:
- the LOC109866112 gene encoding musculin-like, with product MSTGSVSDGEDIETRHERTDAPFESYKTKRNVTQRRYTSTECSDDAFVGTDGGSEVRTKRSYSTAVGGKQLFKGGRQKDGQQMQRNAANARERARMRVLSKAFSRLKTSLPWVPADTKLSKLDTLRLASSYISHLRQLLQDNHFESSFVHPVNLTWPFVIGRSEDNKDMTAAGLCGVIS